Below is a window of Bremerella alba DNA.
TAGCCTGGCGATCGCCTTGCTGCTGGTCGCAGCCGTCGGCCTGGGTGTTTTCTATCAGCTTCAAGCAGGGGCATCTGCTACCGACATCGCAGCGACCGACGACTCGGAAACGCTCGACCATGCCCCGGCAGACGCCGAGAAGTCAGAGCGTCCTATCAAGCGCGAGCCCGAAGCTGCCCCAGATCCGAGCACATCCGATAAGCCTGAGGAAGTTCCCGCAACGGACACCGTCGAAACGGAAGACCAGTCACGCGAGCCAGAAACGACCGAGCAAGACTTGCCGGAAGTCGAGCAAGCCCTCGTTCCCCGTGACGTGGCTCCTTTAACGTTCGCCCATTTAACCTCCCTGCCGGAAGCCGATCGGCGCGATTCATTAACGCGATCGCAGTACGATTCGTGGCTGACCAAAGCTTCCGACAAACTTCCGGCAGAAATCCAAGAGTTTCGCGACGGTGATCGTCCGCAAACTAAAATGAAGGGCTGGTTTCGTCTGCGTGGGCAGCTTCCTTCGCAAGCGGCACTGCGGTTCGAGATGTCCGATATCCATCGTGTGCGGTTTCATTTCTACTGCGGCGACCAAGGGGTAAGCGTCGTCCGGCATCAGCACGATTATTCTCCTTGGTATGCCTATGCAATGACCCCTGGCGACGATGGCATCCAACCGAAGAACCTGCGTCTGCAAGCCAACGACGGCTACCGCGAGCATCGCGGACCGGCACGGCACTATCGCCCGGTAGCGTTCTATTACGACGACGCGACAAGTGAACTGGTCTTCTACCGCGGCGACGTGGAGGTGATTCGTACGCCGCTGCCGTCGGTGCCCGATCGTATCTACATCGAGGGCGAATCGATCATTCGTCGGATGAACCTCTGGCCTTTGAAAGACCTGCCGCAGGGGCAAGCCGAGTACCCGCAGCAAGTCGCGATCGAGCAAACCGCCGACCTGTCCTGGCAGTCGAAATTGGCCGAGCAGACCACCCTGGAAAAGAACCAGGATGGCACGCTTTCCCTAGTGAGCAACAACCCCAAGGACCATAGCTGGGCTTGTGTGCCGATTCCCGGTTATGGCATGCGGATGGTCGAACTTGAACTAACCGGCGTCGATCACTCGCACGGAGTCTTTTTGACGCAGCCAGCCAAGACGCCGGATGAAGGAAAGATGGCGGAGGCTCCGGCCCCGAAGGATGGCCTGGTCTTCAACCGGAATCGCAAGACGGATGAACTCTACGCGCGCTTTTCACACATCTGGGATTCCGGCCATCAGGTCGACCGCGATCCACTGGATCATCCGGCAACGCAGGTAGGCGACCATGTTTGGATTCGCCTACTCGCCGGTGGAGGCCAAGTCCGCGGCTGGATCAGTCTCGACGGCCAGCACTGGGCCTTGCTCTCTAGCGAAGACAACGACACCAAAGGGGTCTACAACCACATTGGCATTTCCGCCGCTAAAGTCGAAGGAGATCACCGCCTTACGATTAAGAAGTTGGTCGTGCGCGAGCTTCCCGGGCTCACGGGTCTCTTTCCCCAACCGCACTGGGAAAAGGTCGAGCAAGTAACCTGGCAAGAGTTGGGCGAATCTCCCTATGCCGAAGAGCCATTTATCTTACCTGACGGATCGAAGCTGCCGGCCGACCTGGCAACGCGTTTGCGCCGTTATGGGTGCACCGGCGCATCGTACGAGCACATGACCGAACTATGCGAAGAGGCGATTCAAGCAGCCCCCAACAACGCCCAAAAGCGGCAGGTCATTCAAGACATGCTGGCCCTGACCAGGACCTGGCCATTGGGACATAACGAGCGGCGATTCATGGGGTGGTGCGAAGAGCAGCTAGGCAAGCTCTTTGAAGAGCAGCTTCCCACCGCAGAGCGACAAAACTACGCTGCATTTCGTCGCGAACTGTTGAACCAGGCGTCGATCAATCGCGATGCGATGGGATACTTTTCGCAAGAGCGTTTCAATGCCGAAATGCTGATGGCGATTGAACAGGGGCGCTGGAACGACATCCTCGACAACTGCGAAGCGATGCGTCGATATTACCCGCACGATCCCCGCAAGCTGCGAAGCGAGTTCCCCATCATCAACTGGGCAGGCGGCATTGCCGTGCGTCATTCGGGCCGGGCCAATCAAGCCGCCGATTACCTGACCGAAGGACGCTCGACCACGTTGCTGGTCGAAGACCTGAGCAAGGAAGCGTACAACATCAGTGCCGAACTCAACGCCGCGCTCGAAAGCGACGCCATCGCCGATGCTTGTCGCTTGATCACGCAAATTCCAGAGTCTGCCGCGGAAGGCCTGGCCCCTTCTGGCAGCGACCCCGATCACCTCTTCTCGGTGACGGCGGCCATTCAAATGGCCGTGCAAAATCACGAGGCCCTGCAAGATCAGATGGAGAAAGAGCACTCCGATCTGGCCCAATTGCGGGTGAACTCCGCGATTCAGCGCGGCGACCGCAAGATTGTCGAACTGGTGACACTGCAGTTCTTCGACACCCAGGCCGCCGCCGAAGCGCATCTGTGGTTGGGCGATCAAGCCACATCGGCCGGCGACTTTGCCTCTTCGCTGCAGCACTACATTAAAGCGGCCCGCTCGGCTGACGGACCATTGAAGTCTAAGGTCGATGCCCGGCTGTTGATGCTGGGTCACATGCCGTCAGGGGATCAGGCCGAACCAACCGAGCCGATCTCGATTGGTTCGACGACCCTCACAGCCAGTTCCTTGATCGACCAAACAGGCGTAATCCGCACAGCCCAGACAGCCCAGCAAGAGGTTGCCCGGACAGATGCTGCTCTAGGGGCCCATGCCAAGTGGCCAGAGATGGCTTCGATCAACCCGACCGGCTTCACCCTGAAAGGATCGTGGGGGCGCGAATCAGGACGAGTTCCATCGGCCGTGAAAGAAACGAATTTCGATTGGCATGGGCAGGCCCTGGGCATGACGCTGTTAGGAGACCAAGCGTATATCTGCAATCGATTCGAGATCGCAAAGCTCGACCTGAAAAATAAAAAGGAAATCTGGACGCGATCGCAGCGTGATAAGGACCGTGGTAAAGCGCACGACTACCCTTACACGCGCTGCGTCCCTTTGATTGTTGGCGATATGGTGGTCACGCGGATGCTGCATGAGAAAGGGTTCGCCCTGTATGGATTCGATCGAGAATCGGGCGACCAACGTTGGGTGACCAATCTCGACGACCAGATGGTCTTGGCCACCGATCCAATTTCGGTACAAGGCCGAGTCCTCATCGTTACGCTTCGCGAGGTCTCTCAGTCCACTTTTGCTGTGCGACTTTCGCGGGTTGATCTTACCACAGGCGAAATTCTCGACAGTCATCCGCTGTTTCGCATTCGCGATACATGGTTCGACCGGGGCATTGGCAACGTCGTCGCCCATCGCGAGCAGCTCTTGATCGATCTGGGAGGAGCGTTGGCATCGTGTGATATCTCTGGCCATTTGCAGTGGGTCCGCAAGCAGTTGACCTTTCCGCAAAAGATCGACTCACGTTGGTCAGGTCAGCAGCTGAGCAACATCGAGATTTTCGGAAACCAGGCCATTTCGTTCCATGCCGGTGCGCTTCGCCTGGAGTGCTTCGACGTGGCCACCGGTACGTTGCGCTGGACCATACCGGCCACCAACGTGCAATCCATTGAGTTATTGGACGACGAGACGCTGCTGGTCGAAGAGACCGACCGTTGGCTTCTCGTGTCGGAAGCGTCCGGTAAAGTGGCCTCGCAGATAGCAAAACCAGAGAATCTGCTATCGTGGCACCGAACGCAAGACGCGCTAATTGGCCTGACCTACCACAAGCCTGTCGAAAAAGATGGTAAAGCGACCCTTCAAGTGGTTCGTGTCGATGTTCTCTCTGGCGAAGTCCAGCCGCTTCAATCGACCGAAGTCGCAGGCAAGGAACTTCCGGCCGCTGGCCCCTTTTTCTATGGAGCGGAGAAGTGGTTCCTCTGGTTTCACGAGGACCAGAAAAAGGATGAACGTCAGGTGATGGTGGTCGAGTAGGCCTCAGCAGTTTAGCGATCATTCGAGGCGTTCCGCGGTAATTCTTCTGAAATTTGCTCACTCGGCGATTTTTCCTGAAACGATCCCTTTCCCTATGGCATAGCTAGTCAGAGATGACGCTTAGCACGGCCAATTTCCCAACGGGTCGGCGAGCGCATGAAACTACTGGCGCACCCCTTTTCCTGGGCCAGGCTATGTCCTTTTCCCGAATATTGATCTTCTCGACCCTCTTAGTGCTCAGCGCTACCGGCGGTACGCGCGCCGTGGCTGAAGGAGAGTGGGAAGTCACTCCCGAAAGCCGTCAGGCACTCGAGCAGGGCCTGAATTGGCTTGCCGAAAACCAGGGCCCCAATGGGGACTGGGAATCGGACGATCTGGGCCTGGTGGGCATGGGGGCGCTTGCGTTTATGGCCGACGGCCACGCCCCAGGCCGCGGCAAGTATGGTCAACCACTGGATCGAGCGATCAACAAAATCCTCTCCAGCCCCCGCCCTTCCGGCTTACTGAATATCGCCGACGCGCAGCGCGACATGTATAACCACGGGCTCACAACGTTCGTTCTGGGGCAAGCCCACGGAATGACCCACGACACGCGGATTAATCCAGTACTAGATCGCGCGCTGAAACTGATTGCATTCACCCAGGCCGAAGATGGCGGCTGGGATTATCGCGCAGTCCGCCGAGACAATGGGCACGACCTGAGCCTGGCCGTGATGCAGGCCAAGGCCCTACGCAGCGCAATGGATACCGGCATCGAAGTTGCCCCCGAGGTGGTCGACCTGGCCATCGGTAGTGTACGCGAACACTACAGCCCCGAAGGCGTTTCTCGCGATGCGGCCGAAGCCGAACAGAAAAAGTACCCAGGGCAGTTCACTTACACGCGTCACGGCGGCAAGGCCTCGCTGGCCATGGCGGCCGCAGGGGTCGTTTGCCTGCAAGAGTTCGGCCAATACGATGACTGGCGAATCGCGAAAAACATGGAAGTCATTCACGCCGAGATTGCGAAGCTAAAAGAAAAGAAAAACAAGGGCAACGGGCGACTTCCCTTTGATGCCTATACCTTGTACTACGTCGGACAAGCACTGTATCAGACCGGTGGCGAGGATTGGAAGCGTTCTTACCCGACCCTCCGCGATGCGGTCATTGAATCGCAGTTCAATCGCCCCGAAGATCTGCGATATCATGGAATGTGGCACGCCGGTGCCCATGTCAACAACATGCCTGGCGACTTATACGGTACGGCGGTTGGGTGCTTTATCCTGGCGATGCCCAATCGCTATCTGCCGATCCTGCAAGAAGGCCGTATCGAATCGTTCCAACAAGATGCCGGCCGCTAATCACTAAGTCACGTTAGCACAGACACCAAGAGTTCATGTTCCCATACTTCTTAGCTTCTGGATTCGCGATTGCCGGTGCCATTGTCATGGCCGGACCGGCACTGATTCACTTGATGAATCGGAATCGCTATCGCACGGTCCACTGGGCCGCGATGGATTTTCTGCTGGAAGCAATGCAGTCGAACCGGCGTCTACTGCGAATTCGCGACTTGCTGCTGATGGCCCTAAGGGCGCTCGCGCTATTGCTGTTTGGTTTGGCCCTGGCACGTCCATACTTTTCCAGTGCCGATTCAGCACTGCCAGGGACATCGAAGCCGCCCCACGCAATATTGGTGCTCGATAACAGCATGAGCAATTCGCTTGAATCGATCTCAGGCTCGGCCCTCGAGACCTCGCGTCAACAGGCCAAGCAGTTCCTCGAGAAGCTTCCCTCGGCAAGTCAGATCTCGGTGATCGCGCTCAGTGGTGCCCAGTCGCGACGCATTTCCGATCCGTTCACTTCCCGCACCGACGCCGCCGACGCGATTGATAAGATCGTCGCGACCGATGGCCCTGGCGAGTTGACCCACGCGCTCAATCAGGCTCGCCGCCTGGCAGAACAAACGCCGTCGCTTTCTCCTTACGTGGTTGTCTTTGGCGACCAGCAAGCATCGCAGTGGCAGCGTCTCGCTCGCGGCAATCCGCCTGAGGAAGAGATGCCGGTGATTCTAGTCGGCACCGATGCCAGCACGCCTGGTAATGCCTGGGTGGAAGAATTCGGCCTGCCGGATGGGATGGCTGAAATTGGCATGCCGACACGTATTGTCGCTCGCGTTCGCTACCAAGGGGACGAGCCACGATCGAATGTCGCGGTCTCGTTCAAAGTTCGCGACAACGAAGTGGAAACCAAGTTCGCAGACTTCCCCGAAGGCGATTCAGTTCAGACGTTAGCGTTCGACTATGTCTTCGACGCGATGGAAGTCGACCCAGGCCGCATGTCGTCGATTCCTTTAACCGTTTCCATCGCCGGAGACGCACTTCCGGCCGATGATTCACGTTCGCTCGTCGTTCCGTTGGTCGCTTCGACGCCGGTTGTTTTCATCGATCAGTGGAGCGACACCGAAGAGT
It encodes the following:
- a CDS encoding squalene--hopene cyclase, which encodes MSFSRILIFSTLLVLSATGGTRAVAEGEWEVTPESRQALEQGLNWLAENQGPNGDWESDDLGLVGMGALAFMADGHAPGRGKYGQPLDRAINKILSSPRPSGLLNIADAQRDMYNHGLTTFVLGQAHGMTHDTRINPVLDRALKLIAFTQAEDGGWDYRAVRRDNGHDLSLAVMQAKALRSAMDTGIEVAPEVVDLAIGSVREHYSPEGVSRDAAEAEQKKYPGQFTYTRHGGKASLAMAAAGVVCLQEFGQYDDWRIAKNMEVIHAEIAKLKEKKNKGNGRLPFDAYTLYYVGQALYQTGGEDWKRSYPTLRDAVIESQFNRPEDLRYHGMWHAGAHVNNMPGDLYGTAVGCFILAMPNRYLPILQEGRIESFQQDAGR
- a CDS encoding outer membrane protein assembly factor BamB family protein, which translates into the protein MNEQDLIVLVQESPIDDLTLDQIRQLRAQLSESPQLRDALSERLQMDHHLVDALGASGDTPDQFVQKVMQRKQRQNAGSRWVFSLAIALLLVAAVGLGVFYQLQAGASATDIAATDDSETLDHAPADAEKSERPIKREPEAAPDPSTSDKPEEVPATDTVETEDQSREPETTEQDLPEVEQALVPRDVAPLTFAHLTSLPEADRRDSLTRSQYDSWLTKASDKLPAEIQEFRDGDRPQTKMKGWFRLRGQLPSQAALRFEMSDIHRVRFHFYCGDQGVSVVRHQHDYSPWYAYAMTPGDDGIQPKNLRLQANDGYREHRGPARHYRPVAFYYDDATSELVFYRGDVEVIRTPLPSVPDRIYIEGESIIRRMNLWPLKDLPQGQAEYPQQVAIEQTADLSWQSKLAEQTTLEKNQDGTLSLVSNNPKDHSWACVPIPGYGMRMVELELTGVDHSHGVFLTQPAKTPDEGKMAEAPAPKDGLVFNRNRKTDELYARFSHIWDSGHQVDRDPLDHPATQVGDHVWIRLLAGGGQVRGWISLDGQHWALLSSEDNDTKGVYNHIGISAAKVEGDHRLTIKKLVVRELPGLTGLFPQPHWEKVEQVTWQELGESPYAEEPFILPDGSKLPADLATRLRRYGCTGASYEHMTELCEEAIQAAPNNAQKRQVIQDMLALTRTWPLGHNERRFMGWCEEQLGKLFEEQLPTAERQNYAAFRRELLNQASINRDAMGYFSQERFNAEMLMAIEQGRWNDILDNCEAMRRYYPHDPRKLRSEFPIINWAGGIAVRHSGRANQAADYLTEGRSTTLLVEDLSKEAYNISAELNAALESDAIADACRLITQIPESAAEGLAPSGSDPDHLFSVTAAIQMAVQNHEALQDQMEKEHSDLAQLRVNSAIQRGDRKIVELVTLQFFDTQAAAEAHLWLGDQATSAGDFASSLQHYIKAARSADGPLKSKVDARLLMLGHMPSGDQAEPTEPISIGSTTLTASSLIDQTGVIRTAQTAQQEVARTDAALGAHAKWPEMASINPTGFTLKGSWGRESGRVPSAVKETNFDWHGQALGMTLLGDQAYICNRFEIAKLDLKNKKEIWTRSQRDKDRGKAHDYPYTRCVPLIVGDMVVTRMLHEKGFALYGFDRESGDQRWVTNLDDQMVLATDPISVQGRVLIVTLREVSQSTFAVRLSRVDLTTGEILDSHPLFRIRDTWFDRGIGNVVAHREQLLIDLGGALASCDISGHLQWVRKQLTFPQKIDSRWSGQQLSNIEIFGNQAISFHAGALRLECFDVATGTLRWTIPATNVQSIELLDDETLLVEETDRWLLVSEASGKVASQIAKPENLLSWHRTQDALIGLTYHKPVEKDGKATLQVVRVDVLSGEVQPLQSTEVAGKELPAAGPFFYGAEKWFLWFHEDQKKDERQVMVVE